From Loxodonta africana isolate mLoxAfr1 chromosome 2, mLoxAfr1.hap2, whole genome shotgun sequence, the proteins below share one genomic window:
- the LOC100662712 gene encoding olfactory receptor 2T3-like, whose product MHSRNHTSENETSSTYFILKGLFDQSEYAVFLYTLTFVFFLMALTGNTLLILLIHREPRLHTPMYFFISQLSLIDLMYICATVPKMLVDQVTGDNTISHLGCGVQMFSYLTLAGAEVFPLSAMAYDRYAAICRPLHYPLLMNQRICHLFMSGCWFLGMFDGLLLTPMTMRLPFCQFRRIMNFFCEAPALLKLSCSDISLYEMFMYLCCVLMLLIPTMVISSSYALILCLIHSINSAEGCRKAFATRSSHIVVVLLFFGASIYTYMLPRSYHTGEQDMTVSAFYTILTPVLNPLIYSFQNKDVTGALRNLIRSRMRLRKVLNVKT is encoded by the coding sequence ATGCACTCAAGGAATCACACTTCAGAGAATGAAACCTCAAGCACCTATTTCATCCTTAAGGGGCTCTTTGACCAAAGTGAATATGCAGTTTTCCTCTACACCTTaacctttgtctttttcttaatgGCTTTAACTGGGAACACCCTTCTCATCCTCCTGATCCACAGGGAGCCCCGTCTCCATACACCCATGTACTTCTTCATCAGCCAGCTCTCTCTCATAGACCTCATGTACATATGTGCGACAGTCCCCAAGATGCTCGTGGACCAGGTTACTGGAGATAATACAATTTCCCACTTAGGTTGTGGGGTCCAGATGTTCTCCTATCTCACCCTCGCTGGAGCTGAGGTTTTCCCCCTAAgtgccatggcctatgaccgataTGCTGCCATTTGCAGACCTCTCCATTACCCACTGCTCATGAACCAGAGAATCTGCCATCTCTTCATGTCTGGATGCTGGTTCCTGGGAATGTTTGATGGTTTGTTGCTCACCCCAATGACCATGAGGTTACCTTTTTGTCAGTTCAGAAGAATCATGAACTTTTTCTGTGAGGCCCCTGCCCTGCTGAAACTCTCCTGCTCTGATATCTCCCTCTATGAGATGTTCATGTACCTGTGCTGTGTCCTCATGCTCCTCATCCCCACCATGGTTATATCTAGCTCATATGCTCTAATCCTGTGCCTCATCCACAGCATAAATTCAGCAGAAGGCTGCAGAAAGGCCTTTGCCACCCGCTCCTCCCACATAGTGGTagtgctgctcttttttggtgcTAGCATATATACCTATATGCTCCCCAGATCCTACCACACAGGTGAGCAGGACATGACAGTGTCTGCTTTTTACACCATACTCACTCCTGTGCTGAACCCCCTCATTTACAGCTTccagaacaaagatgtcacaggTGCCCTGAGGAATTTGATAAGATCAAGGATGAGATTAAGAAAAGTtttaaatgtgaaaacctag